A window of the Torulaspora globosa chromosome 6, complete sequence genome harbors these coding sequences:
- the PTR3 gene encoding Ptr3p (ancestral locus Anc_1.348), with protein sequence MNVLNVLKELEQNLFLPKTLESCQLNEFSREYVCKVRYGIVDDCSVLSCGCCLSNALYNDMILRTGQDQVRCPTCDCRDATIIGPVKQLRKLYQQIQNAYRKLEQNDYGVESELESATDEDSAKGVTGEENSQKGTLGQGNQKSLLALFHMVASKLGSQPGLPMNVTDSTRGRRRSGQRDGNECGLENDLEEMRVLDNASNTGTIPISQNSISASVKNNFEALTRPISSDEEKEYYFAQCFPIYRKRSQFSTHAKFLRTKSKLFISMAISPDCTKFVLITEHKWEVYSILPDKSPVLLFCGKSTGEYGPDFDHLAYPTDMSVLLVKGNNPLQKDLWDHLHCKLSNDYLIISGSKNRFRVFDLNQQGLPIHSYGSSFPIRCIDINPNSNMIACGITGRDRNTGAEQALIVFHKIERNKVTSEPEFLSPSTITLPYRDPIKTLQFSDDGLYLSCSTAFESRFLIISLRKFNEPRLIMKSLRSIDSSLESEGITDVKLFPGNPSLMCVTSAAFNAPPIVVNTKIQDIDGVQRVAQPTMLIRLDELGSKIHKCEISPRNDSIAFLNRNGSVYIMFSPTMMDSEKRRIVLVDMVADAYRAHESAALKFSADGHKLYILDRKGILYVEDFSYGLPQEHEVTKCKQIT encoded by the coding sequence ATGAATGTACTGAATGTACTGAAAGAGTTGGAGCAAAATTTATTCCTACCGAAGACGCTTGAGTCGTGTCAGCTTAACGAGTTTTCGCGAGAATATGTTTGCAAAGTGCGATACGGCATAGTCGATGATTGCTCAGTGTTGTCGTGTGGCTGCTGCCTTTCAAATGCCCTTTACAATGATATGATTTTACGAACGGGACAGGATCAAGTACGATGCCCTACGTGTGATTGCAGAGACGCTACAATTATTGGACCTGTTAAACAGCTGAGAAAGCTGTACCAGCAAATACAGAATGCGTACAGGAAGCTCGAACAGAATGATTACGGAGTTGAATCAGAGCTAGAGAGTGCAACGGATGAGGATTCCGCCAAAGGTGTTACAGGCGAAGAGAACTCGCAGAAAGGCACTCTGGGACAAGGAAACCAGAAAAGCTTGTTGGCTTTATTTCATATGGTTGCCTCCAAATTGGGAAGCCAGCCGGGGCTTCCTATGAATGTGACCGATTCTACGCGGGGTCGACGGCGAAGCGGTCAGCGAGATGGCAACGAGTGCGGCTTGGAGAATGATCTGGAAGAGATGCGAGTTTTGGATAATGCTTCTAATACGGGTACGATACCGATATCGCAAAATTCAATTAGTGCATCTGTAAAGAACAACTTTGAAGCTCTGACACGACCTATCAgctctgatgaagagaaagagTACTATTTTGCACAATGTTTCCCCATATATCGAAAAAGGTCGCAGTTCAGCACGCATGCGAAATTTCTAAGAACCAAATCAAAATTATTCATTAGCATGGCGATATCGCCCGATTGCACTAAGTTCGTGCTCATCACGGAGCATAAGTGGGAAGTATATTCCATATTGCCCGATAAAAGTCCCGTCCTATTGTTCTGTGGTAAATCTACCGGGGAATATGGGCCAGATTTCGATCATCTGGCCTACCCAACTGACATGTCAGTATTACTGGTCAAGGGAAATAACCCTTTACAAAAGGATCTCTGGGATCACTTGCATTGCAAACTTTCAAACGATTATCTAATCATCTCAGGCTCGAAGAACAGGTTCCGTGTCTTCGATCTCAACCAGCAGGGTCTCCCGATACACAGCTACGGTTCCAGTTTCCCAATCCGGTGCATTGACATCAATCCGAACTCAAATATGATTGCATGCGGGATAACAGGCCGTGATAGAAACACGGGCGCTGAGCAGGCGCTGATCGTTTTTCATAAGATCGAGCGAAACAAGGTCACATCAGAACCGGAGTTTTTATCACCTAGTACAATTACTTTACCGTACAGGGATCCCATAAAAACTCTTCAGTTCTCGGACGATGGTCTATACTTGTCATGCTCCACAGCTTTCGAGTCGCGTTTCTTAATAATATCATTGAGGAAGTTCAATGAACCGAGACTAATAATGAAAAGCTTAAGATCCATTGACAGCTCACTTGAATCAGAAGGTATAACAGACGTTAAACTATTTCCAGGAAATCCTAGCTTGATGTGCGTGACTTCTGCCGCTTTCAATGCTCCTCCAATTGTGGTCAACACCAAGattcaagatatcgatGGGGTGCAAAGAGTTGCCCAGCCGACAATGCTTATAAGGCTGGACGAATTGGGATCAAAAATACACAAATGCGAGATATCGCCGCGTAACGACTCAATAGCGTTTTTAAACCGGAATGGCTCGGTTTACATTATGTTCTCGCCAACGATGATGGATAGTGAAAAGAGAAGAATAGTTCTGGTGGACATGGTCGCCGATGCTTATCGAGCACACGAGTCAGCTGCATTAAAATTCAGTGCGGATGGGCATAAGTTATATATCTTGGATCGAAAGGGAATTTTGTACGTGGAAGATTTCTCCTACGGATTGCCACAGGAGCATGAGGTCACCAAATGCAAGCAAATAACCTAA